In the genome of Acidimicrobiales bacterium, one region contains:
- a CDS encoding biotin/lipoyl-binding carrier protein → MTTEVRAEITGNVWQVHVEVGQAVAAGDSIAVLESMKMEIPVEAPVAGTVSELHVAPEGRVQEGDLIAVIE, encoded by the coding sequence ATGACGACCGAGGTCCGGGCCGAGATCACCGGCAACGTGTGGCAGGTGCACGTCGAGGTGGGCCAGGCCGTGGCCGCCGGGGACAGCATCGCCGTCCTCGAGTCGATGAAGATGGAGATCCCCGTGGAGGCGCCGGTGGCGGGGACGGTCTCCGAGCTGCACGTCGCACCCGAGGGCCGGGTGCAGGAGGGCGATCTCATCGCCGTCATCGAATGA
- a CDS encoding enoyl-CoA hydratase produces MTAIGLDVRPSESGGRWAVATIQRPQRRNALDTAACRELEAAVTAAAADGARTLVLTGSEGNFCAGADLGTVRDDDFHPALRRALMGLVETAMVCIAAVEGAALGAGVQLAVACDLRVAAPDARFGVPAGRLGLAVDHWTVQRCALLAGHGPARAMLLGGMELDGEAAVRTGFAQRLGGRAEAEAWAGQIAALAPLTLAAHKLALNRLVAPPDDPEVVEARSRAWASRDLEEGITAFRERRKPRFEGR; encoded by the coding sequence ATGACCGCCATCGGCCTCGACGTGCGCCCCTCCGAGTCGGGAGGCAGGTGGGCGGTCGCCACCATCCAGCGGCCCCAGCGCCGCAACGCCCTCGACACCGCCGCCTGCAGGGAGCTCGAGGCGGCCGTGACGGCGGCGGCGGCGGACGGCGCCCGCACCCTCGTGCTGACCGGCTCCGAGGGCAACTTCTGCGCCGGCGCCGACCTCGGCACCGTGCGCGACGACGACTTCCACCCGGCCCTGCGCCGGGCCCTGATGGGCCTGGTCGAGACGGCCATGGTCTGCATCGCCGCGGTGGAGGGCGCGGCCCTCGGCGCCGGCGTCCAGCTGGCGGTGGCGTGCGACCTGCGGGTGGCCGCTCCCGACGCCCGGTTCGGGGTCCCGGCCGGTCGGCTGGGCCTGGCCGTGGACCACTGGACGGTCCAGCGCTGCGCCCTGCTGGCGGGGCACGGCCCGGCCCGGGCCATGCTGCTCGGCGGCATGGAGCTCGACGGGGAGGCGGCGGTGCGGACCGGGTTCGCCCAGCGCCTCGGCGGCCGGGCCGAGGCCGAGGCGTGGGCCGGGCAGATCGCCGCCCTGGCCCCACTGACCCTGGCCGCCCACAAGCTGGCCCTCAACCGTCTGGTCGCGCCCCCCGACGACCCCGAGGTGGTCGAGGCCCGCAGCCGGGCGTGGG
- the gmd gene encoding GDP-mannose 4,6-dehydratase yields MSRRALITGITGQDGSYLAEFLLDQGYEVIGMLRRSSTVNFERITQIQDRVTLVSGDLLDEVSMINLLREHRPNEVYNLAAQSFVQTSWSQAVLTGETTALGVTRILDAIRIVDPEIRFYQASSSEMFGKVIEVPQRETTPFYPRSPYGVAKVYGHWITVNYRESYGLHATSGILFNHESPRRGLEFVTRKITHGVARIKHGLDKTLPLGNLEAQRDWGYAADYVRAMWLMLQEDDASDFVVATGRTHSVREFCELAFGHAGLDYQDHVVTDERFMRPAEVDLLVGDPGRSREKLGWKPDVDFPTLVRMMVDADLNVVASQGR; encoded by the coding sequence ATGTCCCGACGCGCGCTGATCACCGGCATCACCGGACAGGACGGCTCCTACCTGGCCGAGTTCCTCCTCGATCAGGGTTACGAGGTGATCGGGATGCTGCGGCGCAGCAGCACCGTGAACTTCGAGCGGATCACCCAAATCCAGGACCGGGTGACCCTCGTGTCCGGGGACCTCCTCGACGAGGTGTCGATGATCAACCTCCTGCGCGAGCACCGCCCCAACGAGGTCTACAACCTGGCGGCGCAGTCCTTCGTGCAGACGTCGTGGAGCCAGGCCGTGCTCACCGGGGAGACCACCGCGCTCGGTGTGACCCGCATCCTCGACGCCATCCGCATCGTCGACCCCGAGATCCGCTTCTACCAGGCCAGCTCCAGCGAGATGTTCGGCAAGGTCATCGAGGTGCCGCAGCGGGAGACGACGCCGTTCTACCCTCGCAGCCCGTACGGGGTGGCCAAGGTCTACGGCCACTGGATCACCGTGAACTACCGGGAGAGCTACGGCCTGCACGCCACGTCGGGGATCCTGTTCAACCACGAGTCGCCGCGCCGCGGTCTCGAGTTCGTCACCCGCAAGATCACCCACGGGGTGGCGAGGATCAAGCACGGCCTCGACAAGACCCTGCCTCTCGGCAACCTCGAGGCCCAGCGGGACTGGGGCTACGCCGCCGACTACGTCCGGGCGATGTGGCTGATGCTGCAGGAGGACGACGCCAGCGACTTCGTGGTCGCCACCGGTCGGACCCACTCGGTGCGGGAGTTCTGCGAGCTCGCCTTCGGCCACGCCGGTCTCGACTACCAGGACCACGTCGTGACCGACGAGCGGTTCATGCGCCCGGCCGAGGTCGATCTGCTCGTCGGGGACCCGGGCCGGAGCCGGGAGAAGCTGGGCTGGAAGCCCGACGTCGACTTCCCGACGCTGGTGCGCATGATGGTCGACGCCGACCTCAACGTCGTCGCCAGTCAGGGCCGATGA